The following nucleotide sequence is from Thermodesulfobacteriota bacterium.
ATGGCTATAATTCAACCGCATTCTTGCCAAATTCGCAGCAATGGTTAAGATTTTAGGCAATCTTATACATAAGGATAAGGAGTCGCCTTGATGCTCGAGCTCTTGGGAGATTGGAAAAGAACGGACTACTGCGGAAGCCTGGGAATTAAAGACCTGAACCGCGAAGTAATCATCATGGGCTGGGTTCAATCAAAGAGGGACCACGGGGGATTAATATTTGTGGACTTAAGAGACCGGGAAGGAATCGTCCAGGCAGTTTTCAATCCCCAGACGAGCAAAGACTCACATGCCAAGGCGGAGCTATTGAAAGACGAATGGGTAATTGCGGTCAGTGGCAACGTGGCAAAGCGCCCTCCGGAAACGCTTAACCCAAACATTAAGACCGGTGAGATTGAAATCATCGTTAATGAGATCAAGATTCTCAATACATCGAACGTGCTCCCCTTCCCTATCGAGAACAAAATAAATGTGGACGAACTATTGAGGATGAAATACCGTTTTCTAGACCTGAGAAGACCGGAGATGAAAGAGAATCTTATTCTACGGCATGAAATAGCCAGCGCCACCAGAATCTATTTGAACTCTCAGGGCTTTATCGAACTGGAAACGCCTTACCTGACCAGGTCCACACCGGAGGGGGCCAGAGACTTTTTAGTCCCGAGCAGGCTGAATCCGGGTGAGTTTTACGCCCTTCCCCAGTCGCCCCAGCTCCTGAAACAAACGCTCATGATCTCCGGATTTGACCGGTACTACCAGATCGTCCGTTGTTTTCGCGACGAGGACCTTAGAGCAGACCGCCAGCCTGAGTTTACCCAGATCGATTTAGAGATGTCGTTTGCTAAGGAAGAGGATGTTATGGAGATAGTAGAAGGGATGCTCAAAGCCATATTCAGGGCGGCAAAGGGTACGGATATCCCCACTCCCTTTCCCCGGATGAGATACGACGAGGCCATGCTCAGATACGGAAACGATAAGCCGGATATACGGTTTGGCCTTGAGCTTTCGGATATCACCGGGACATTCCGGGAATCGGGTTTCAAGGTGTTCAGCGATGCTATAAAAAAAGGGGGAATCGTTAAGGCACTAAACCTGAAGGGCAAGGGTGGGGAGCTCTCCAGGAAGGAGATAGATGACCTGGTGGAATTTGCAAAAACCCTGGGGGCTAAAGGACTGGCTTGGATAAGGATCTCAGACGGCGAATGGCAATCGCCAGTAACCAAATTTTTAAGCGACAAGGAGAAAGAGGAATTAAAAAGAACCCTAAATATAGAGGACGGGGACATCATATTTTTCGGCGCCGACTCCGGTTACATCGTCAACCTGGTGCTCTCTAACCTGAGGCTTCGTCTCGGTGAAAGGTTCAA
It contains:
- the aspS gene encoding aspartate--tRNA ligase, coding for MLELLGDWKRTDYCGSLGIKDLNREVIIMGWVQSKRDHGGLIFVDLRDREGIVQAVFNPQTSKDSHAKAELLKDEWVIAVSGNVAKRPPETLNPNIKTGEIEIIVNEIKILNTSNVLPFPIENKINVDELLRMKYRFLDLRRPEMKENLILRHEIASATRIYLNSQGFIELETPYLTRSTPEGARDFLVPSRLNPGEFYALPQSPQLLKQTLMISGFDRYYQIVRCFRDEDLRADRQPEFTQIDLEMSFAKEEDVMEIVEGMLKAIFRAAKGTDIPTPFPRMRYDEAMLRYGNDKPDIRFGLELSDITGTFRESGFKVFSDAIKKGGIVKALNLKGKGGELSRKEIDDLVEFAKTLGAKGLAWIRISDGEWQSPVTKFLSDKEKEELKRTLNIEDGDIIFFGADSGYIVNLVLSNLRLRLGERFNMIDHSKFAFLWVVDFPLLDFDETEKRYVAMHHPFTSPKEEDLEIFDTAPEKVRARAYDIVLNGVEVGGGSIRIHRSDIQKKLFDKIGLEPEEAKKKFGFLLEALEFGAPPHGGIALGL